One part of the Arcanobacterium phocisimile genome encodes these proteins:
- a CDS encoding PcfB family protein: MALLEASEAVATGQQFVSMTVRAVTKGISLTYSTAKPLTKGTLLASVKSAQLAVKGVKAGTHKIGDGSTKFKALVNKGDLHPIEVSSELVKDFKKDLKKRGVDFAVEKGADGKTYIHFIGKDADTIKHALSQARTRLEGSIEQTKRPQTRSDLANHIQAKAQEKKLTPPTAIPKQTLKAPKR, encoded by the coding sequence ATGGCATTACTCGAAGCTAGCGAAGCTGTGGCAACAGGCCAACAGTTCGTCTCTATGACTGTACGAGCAGTAACAAAAGGTATTAGCTTAACGTATTCAACAGCTAAACCATTAACGAAAGGAACTCTCCTAGCTAGCGTCAAGTCTGCACAGCTTGCCGTAAAAGGAGTCAAAGCTGGCACACATAAAATCGGAGATGGCTCAACTAAGTTCAAAGCACTCGTTAATAAAGGCGATTTACACCCGATAGAGGTATCAAGCGAACTCGTTAAAGACTTCAAGAAAGATTTAAAAAAGCGCGGAGTTGATTTCGCAGTAGAAAAAGGCGCAGACGGAAAGACATACATCCACTTTATCGGTAAAGACGCCGACACGATTAAGCACGCATTATCTCAGGCACGCACACGACTAGAAGGCAGTATTGAGCAGACAAAGCGGCCACAAACACGATCCGATCTCGCCAACCATATCCAGGCTAAGGCGCAAGAAAAGAAACTCACGCCTCCTACCGCAATTCCGAAGCAGACGTTGAAAGCACCTAAACGATGA
- a CDS encoding VirB4-like conjugal transfer ATPase, CD1110 family → MVGKRMAARAARQKQATESNENNEQRKVARKEKKNAQSLIHYEAITESGIAYLGGNKYSITLQLSDIDYQLAPNEVQEGLVEKYARFLNGHLAGHHVQVSIVNRVLDKAQLMESIELSSQDDGFDSQRDEYNQLISRRLESGRNNTVTEKYVTLQIEAESFEEAKIVLSRMAAEDIAALREVGGCRAEQISGDQRVRLLQQMLRPDAPNDFSYADMVGQKKAKTKDFVAPWSIDRSDSDRLVLYSGEDRYWQTMILRKMPNWMSDRVLKELAEIPADLTVSIHFDPLDQAEGLDLVKRQIAGMDIQMANERRKLAKQNMDIDLVPHELEASHTEAVELRQQLEQSNEKLFTTRIIIGVSAGSQEELEEAVKRVRRVAGKHSCSLENLRYMQIDGLNACLPLGLCKIPMYRTLTTAVGAVMIPFTTQELLERSGNFYGINALSKNVIMADRAKGMNSNGFILGTTGSGKSQFAKFEMNQTFLRRPNDEILIIDPEREYPALAKEMKATTVVISAGSEDAINPMDLSKEFTNVSDGDPVRNKCGFVLSLCEVLLGGADGLTPAKRSIIDRVVASLYSTYWTSDIPAPTLKDLYEALRHEPEAEAQEVATGLEMYARGSAQGFARQTNVDASNRVTIYDIAELSKDLQTFGMMVVLEEIWARIVRNKARGVRTWVYIDEFHLLFNNDYAGAYCQSMFKRVRKYGAAATGITQNIEELLINERARLMLSNSDGLFLLNQQSTDADALASLLHLSNQQRGYFTNVEPGRGLMKVGKAVIPFDNTMDSTQRIFKVFSTRFEEVSSF, encoded by the coding sequence ATGGTCGGCAAAAGAATGGCCGCAAGAGCTGCCCGCCAGAAGCAGGCAACTGAAAGCAATGAGAATAATGAGCAACGTAAAGTCGCTCGTAAAGAAAAGAAAAATGCCCAGTCTCTGATTCACTATGAGGCAATTACGGAATCGGGTATTGCGTATCTCGGTGGAAATAAGTATTCAATTACTCTGCAATTGTCTGATATTGACTACCAGCTTGCTCCTAATGAGGTGCAAGAAGGCCTGGTTGAAAAGTATGCACGCTTCCTCAATGGACATTTAGCTGGGCATCACGTGCAAGTTTCTATTGTTAACCGAGTTCTTGATAAAGCCCAGTTGATGGAGAGTATTGAACTTTCATCTCAAGATGATGGTTTTGATTCGCAGCGCGATGAGTATAACCAGCTTATTTCGCGCAGGCTTGAGTCGGGTAGAAACAATACGGTTACTGAAAAATACGTGACGCTCCAAATTGAGGCTGAGTCGTTTGAAGAGGCAAAAATTGTCTTGTCTCGTATGGCAGCGGAGGATATTGCGGCATTACGTGAAGTTGGTGGTTGCCGTGCTGAGCAGATCAGCGGTGACCAGCGCGTAAGGTTGCTGCAGCAGATGTTACGTCCAGATGCTCCCAACGATTTCAGTTACGCGGATATGGTTGGACAGAAGAAGGCTAAGACGAAGGACTTTGTTGCTCCTTGGTCGATTGATCGGTCGGATTCTGATCGGCTGGTTCTTTACTCTGGGGAAGATCGTTATTGGCAGACAATGATCTTGCGTAAGATGCCTAATTGGATGAGTGATCGTGTTCTGAAAGAGCTAGCTGAAATTCCTGCAGATCTTACTGTGTCTATTCATTTTGATCCTCTTGATCAGGCAGAAGGTTTAGATCTCGTCAAGCGTCAAATTGCGGGTATGGATATCCAGATGGCGAATGAACGCCGTAAGTTGGCCAAGCAAAACATGGATATTGATCTGGTTCCTCATGAACTAGAAGCGTCCCATACTGAGGCTGTTGAGCTTCGTCAGCAGCTAGAGCAGTCGAATGAAAAACTGTTCACCACACGCATTATTATCGGAGTTTCTGCGGGCTCTCAAGAAGAGCTTGAAGAAGCGGTTAAACGCGTGCGACGTGTTGCTGGAAAGCATTCATGCTCGCTTGAAAATCTCAGATATATGCAGATTGACGGTCTCAACGCTTGCTTGCCGCTGGGATTATGCAAGATTCCGATGTATCGAACGCTTACTACTGCTGTTGGTGCGGTAATGATTCCATTTACTACGCAAGAACTGCTTGAACGCAGTGGAAATTTCTACGGAATCAATGCGCTATCGAAGAATGTGATCATGGCAGACCGTGCGAAAGGAATGAACTCTAACGGCTTCATCTTGGGTACAACTGGCTCTGGTAAATCGCAATTTGCCAAGTTTGAAATGAATCAAACGTTCCTGCGTCGGCCTAATGATGAGATTTTGATTATTGATCCTGAACGCGAATATCCAGCTCTAGCAAAAGAAATGAAAGCAACGACTGTGGTTATTTCAGCTGGATCAGAAGATGCCATTAATCCGATGGATTTGAGTAAAGAGTTTACGAATGTCTCTGACGGTGATCCGGTGCGCAACAAGTGCGGTTTTGTCCTTAGCTTGTGCGAAGTGTTGCTGGGTGGTGCAGACGGTCTAACCCCTGCAAAGCGCTCGATCATTGATCGAGTGGTGGCAAGTCTTTACAGCACATACTGGACGAGTGATATCCCAGCACCTACCCTCAAGGATCTTTACGAGGCCCTGCGCCACGAACCAGAAGCAGAAGCTCAAGAAGTAGCTACTGGATTAGAGATGTATGCGCGAGGAAGTGCGCAAGGATTTGCGCGACAAACCAACGTTGATGCATCCAATCGAGTCACTATTTATGACATTGCTGAGCTGTCGAAGGATCTTCAAACTTTCGGCATGATGGTGGTTTTGGAAGAGATCTGGGCACGGATCGTGCGAAATAAAGCCCGTGGTGTGCGTACCTGGGTTTACATCGATGAATTCCACTTACTTTTCAATAATGACTATGCGGGTGCTTATTGCCAATCGATGTTTAAACGAGTGCGTAAATACGGAGCAGCCGCTACCGGTATTACACAGAATATCGAAGAGCTACTGATTAATGAGCGTGCACGCCTGATGCTATCGAACTCAGATGGTCTCTTCCTACTGAATCAGCAATCTACAGATGCTGATGCATTAGCTAGCTTGCTGCACTTATCGAATCAACAACGTGGATATTTTACGAATGTTGAGCCAGGTAGAGGGCTAATGAAAGTTGGTAAGGCGGTTATTCCATTTGATAACACGATGGATTCGACTCAACGGATTTTCAAAGTATTCTCTACCAGATTTGAAGAAGTATCTAGCTTTTAG
- a CDS encoding helix-turn-helix domain-containing protein has protein sequence MKEKLTDESKAGELLAADDAALLLPETTPATLYRWARQGKIPFVELPSGRKFFRRSDIEAILKPVVVEEVDEG, from the coding sequence GTGAAAGAAAAACTAACAGACGAAAGTAAGGCTGGCGAGCTACTGGCGGCGGATGATGCTGCTTTGTTGCTCCCTGAAACAACTCCTGCAACCTTGTATCGCTGGGCGCGTCAAGGGAAAATTCCGTTTGTTGAGCTGCCCAGTGGACGGAAGTTTTTTCGCCGTTCTGATATTGAGGCTATTTTGAAGCCGGTTGTTGTTGAGGAAGTTGACGAGGGCTAG
- a CDS encoding VirD4-like conjugal transfer protein, CD1115 family, producing the protein MTSAHIVFIFILAFGGFWAGDKISYQIRTDLDAGYEIAQVLDRFWLDLNNPFHLSLEKIDLLAGLGTVALIGLVWAYNSVGKGTRRQGEEHGSASWARPSQINPFKDKKRSNNILFTASESLSLDSRKTQRNLNALVIGSSGSGKSRYFVLPNLHQANTSFVVTDPKGELAAQTTPYLEKQGYKVRYLNLIDPGLSCTYNPLAYFNDAQPEVDVMIMTENFITNTTGKKNAGGDFWEKAERALLNALISYIYFTKGKDGTLIDVVDLLAKMQASESNEDLKSDVDYIFDAITETINEYDNDDEQDQWGQEAVDALNGLRFAASQYNTYTQGAGETKKSVIISLGVRMAPLHMAPIRKLLATDTIEFDRVGQEKTALFLIIPDTHAAFTFLVSIFYEQFFEKSIYIADHTPERRLPYLVQCFMDEFANIGKMPSFERKIAVMRSRGISTSIIIQNFSQGKALYKDDWETIVGNCDSLLFLGGNEKSTTEYISKLVGKQTLASTDTSESKGRNGSWTLQNRTLGRDLITPDEVGRMDGHKCIYVLRGLPPFFSQKLPAPKM; encoded by the coding sequence ATGACGAGCGCACATATCGTTTTCATCTTTATTCTCGCTTTCGGAGGGTTTTGGGCGGGCGATAAAATCTCCTACCAGATCCGAACAGACCTAGACGCCGGATATGAAATAGCCCAAGTACTCGATAGATTCTGGCTAGACCTCAACAATCCATTCCACCTCTCACTAGAAAAAATTGATCTACTAGCAGGGTTAGGAACAGTCGCTCTTATTGGGCTGGTATGGGCATACAACAGTGTTGGTAAAGGTACGAGACGTCAAGGTGAAGAACACGGATCAGCCTCCTGGGCGCGCCCGTCTCAAATCAATCCGTTCAAAGACAAGAAGCGCTCTAACAACATTCTCTTCACAGCCAGCGAGTCACTATCGCTCGATTCCCGTAAAACGCAGCGCAACCTTAATGCGCTTGTTATTGGCTCGTCGGGTTCAGGTAAATCCCGCTATTTCGTCTTACCAAATCTCCATCAAGCCAACACGTCGTTTGTAGTCACTGATCCTAAAGGGGAGCTTGCAGCTCAAACAACACCCTATTTAGAGAAGCAAGGCTATAAAGTCCGCTACTTAAACCTCATTGATCCTGGACTATCATGTACCTACAATCCATTGGCTTACTTCAACGACGCACAGCCAGAAGTAGACGTGATGATCATGACAGAAAACTTCATCACCAACACCACAGGCAAAAAGAACGCCGGTGGCGATTTCTGGGAAAAAGCAGAAAGAGCACTACTCAATGCACTCATTTCCTACATCTACTTCACTAAAGGCAAGGACGGCACTCTGATCGACGTCGTTGATCTTCTAGCGAAGATGCAAGCATCTGAATCCAACGAAGATCTTAAATCTGACGTCGATTATATTTTCGATGCAATCACTGAAACAATCAATGAATACGATAACGATGACGAACAAGATCAGTGGGGGCAAGAAGCTGTAGACGCACTCAACGGCCTACGTTTCGCAGCATCTCAGTACAACACCTACACCCAAGGCGCAGGAGAAACAAAGAAAAGCGTTATCATCTCCCTCGGAGTACGCATGGCGCCATTACACATGGCGCCGATACGAAAGCTCCTAGCCACAGACACAATAGAATTTGATCGCGTTGGCCAAGAAAAGACCGCTCTATTCCTGATCATTCCGGATACACACGCAGCATTTACGTTCCTGGTATCTATCTTCTATGAGCAATTCTTTGAAAAATCCATCTATATAGCCGACCACACACCAGAACGACGCCTGCCCTATCTTGTCCAGTGCTTCATGGACGAGTTTGCCAACATCGGAAAAATGCCGTCATTTGAACGCAAAATTGCCGTTATGCGGAGCCGTGGCATATCGACGTCGATCATCATTCAGAACTTCTCCCAGGGCAAAGCACTCTACAAAGATGATTGGGAAACCATTGTTGGTAACTGCGACTCACTTTTATTCCTCGGTGGTAACGAGAAATCAACCACTGAATACATTTCCAAGCTCGTGGGTAAACAAACACTGGCATCTACCGACACATCTGAGTCAAAAGGTCGTAACGGGTCATGGACACTGCAAAATCGCACCCTTGGCCGTGACCTCATAACCCCCGATGAAGTCGGGCGCATGGACGGCCATAAATGCATCTATGTATTACGCGGCTTGCCACCTTTCTTCTCACAAAAGCTACCAGCACCCAAAATGTGA
- a CDS encoding relaxase/mobilization nuclease domain-containing protein, with the protein MAVVKIHPISQTLHKAIAYITQDAKTNSGILCSSNCAVVPSDADNITAVMRSALADAEVKRGVGRPGSVLAFHVIQSFKPGEVDANTAHEIGWKFAQTITGGEHDLVVATHVDRGHIHNHIIFCSANRVTGKRYRNPNSNLKKIRKISDELVKEYGLSVIEPEGRGQKLSSIYADAYAQHGKEFLRFAIDDAVQNSHSWQAMVDTLAEWGVTVSTRGAHILFDCEQVGRAVRGKTLGENYTEQALHSRLGREAMSEFIVAKNLVTRVDDKRWQVRIPGKKPAQYFVVSDQRIIDHGRQMRLYLPASGSLTILNHRGQIDHPLSVEDLYQSFTRPTPIMSQHPHVRVERGTSAAQKRYFSYLDSKIESIKDDAATTSLLAEILRDTQPEDIPLAIESKLTQAHRRLNLFIAQRQKLIDKGQTVEGIDQKISAIQEQQRALLTLQKQLEKRNKERNR; encoded by the coding sequence GTGGCCGTGGTGAAAATCCATCCGATAAGTCAAACTTTGCATAAGGCGATTGCGTATATTACGCAAGACGCTAAGACGAACTCTGGCATTTTATGCTCGTCTAACTGCGCTGTTGTACCATCGGATGCTGACAATATTACGGCTGTCATGCGCTCGGCTTTAGCTGATGCTGAGGTAAAACGCGGGGTCGGCAGACCAGGTTCAGTTCTAGCTTTTCATGTGATTCAATCCTTCAAACCCGGTGAAGTTGATGCAAATACCGCCCATGAGATTGGCTGGAAATTTGCTCAAACAATCACTGGCGGAGAACACGATCTAGTCGTTGCTACACACGTTGATCGAGGGCATATACATAACCATATTATTTTCTGCTCGGCAAATAGAGTGACGGGAAAACGGTATCGGAACCCTAATTCTAACCTGAAAAAGATTCGTAAAATCTCCGATGAGTTAGTGAAAGAGTATGGATTATCGGTCATTGAACCGGAGGGACGCGGGCAAAAACTGTCGTCAATCTACGCAGATGCTTACGCTCAGCACGGCAAAGAGTTTTTACGATTTGCCATTGACGATGCCGTTCAAAACTCTCATTCGTGGCAAGCAATGGTCGATACGTTAGCCGAGTGGGGAGTTACCGTATCGACGAGAGGCGCACATATCCTGTTTGATTGTGAACAGGTTGGCCGAGCCGTTCGCGGAAAAACACTGGGTGAAAACTATACCGAGCAAGCTCTTCATTCACGTCTTGGACGCGAAGCAATGAGTGAATTTATTGTGGCTAAAAATCTCGTTACTCGCGTTGATGATAAGCGTTGGCAGGTACGAATTCCAGGTAAGAAACCCGCCCAATACTTCGTAGTTTCAGACCAACGAATAATTGATCACGGCCGTCAAATGCGACTCTATCTACCTGCTAGTGGTTCACTGACCATCCTTAACCATCGAGGCCAAATTGATCATCCACTCAGCGTTGAAGATCTATACCAGTCATTCACTCGGCCAACACCTATCATGTCTCAACATCCTCATGTGCGTGTTGAACGTGGTACGAGTGCTGCGCAAAAACGTTACTTTTCATATCTCGATTCAAAGATCGAATCGATTAAGGATGACGCAGCTACTACATCATTACTTGCCGAGATACTACGCGATACTCAGCCAGAAGATATTCCGTTAGCAATAGAAAGCAAGCTAACCCAGGCACACCGCAGGCTAAATCTGTTTATTGCACAACGTCAGAAACTCATTGATAAAGGCCAAACTGTGGAAGGGATAGATCAGAAAATCTCGGCAATACAAGAGCAACAACGTGCACTTCTTACCTTACAAAAGCAACTAGAAAAAAGAAACAAAGAAAGGAATAGATAA
- a CDS encoding PrgI family protein: MALEVRVPREVTAYQPRVLFGMSWRQLGVAALAAPLIAGSFAVCYLAGYENLGVVIVTLLSVPAVALGWVRPMGVPFEKYFSYAWDWRQGKKVFVFEQDLMEEENGRQKNGRKSCPPEAGN, from the coding sequence GTGGCACTGGAAGTGCGTGTACCGCGTGAAGTTACTGCGTATCAGCCACGAGTGCTATTTGGCATGTCCTGGCGTCAGCTTGGTGTAGCTGCTTTGGCGGCACCTCTTATTGCTGGCAGTTTCGCAGTGTGCTACCTAGCAGGGTACGAAAATCTTGGCGTTGTTATAGTGACGCTACTTTCAGTGCCCGCTGTTGCTCTTGGATGGGTACGCCCGATGGGCGTTCCATTCGAAAAGTATTTCAGCTATGCGTGGGACTGGCGTCAAGGCAAAAAAGTATTCGTTTTTGAGCAGGACTTAATGGAGGAAGAAAATGGTCGGCAAAAGAATGGCCGCAAGAGCTGCCCGCCAGAAGCAGGCAACTGA
- a CDS encoding transglycosylase SLT domain-containing protein codes for MARFREVGSVNLVSQHVRRDISPFRQPEYLSKASAIKNAKRVGKAGKAVGKTGVFVGGKAYGGLKTGAKYSHVHIKDGQSTTDDGSDTIKSILSQFGSRRAADGVHLSTSASKFVARTGWKGVKKAGSSAGRAMKRNMRVAKQQGRRTAANTSVGKTRASFVNRSAEAVTKVTMAVMQRVAAALASATTPIIMAIVSVVVSLMALVSIFPSWITGMYLEEQKKSELSVNVPPQYAKYVLDAGSICPEVTPSIIAAQIDTESGWNPRAQSPVGAQGISQFMPGTWASVGRDGNGDGKADPFDPADAIISQGHYMCGQVDALKRHGLSGSIDLALAAYNAGLGNVLTFHGIPPFAETQNYVKRIKELAATKYAVVSAGSVGGAGDDYPWKDLVRDAAGNVTGVYNTPNYETRYYFGNCTDFVFWRVNRDMGVTYQGKETQWHYTYPFLTPAGGNGGQWGDPGNMPGWGTVRAPEQAKPGDVISFKPGAFGSSAQFGHVAYVSSVAPDGTITTENYGGGEYFVRVLPENQLRPMMNTGRVVIRHNPALGG; via the coding sequence ATGGCACGATTTAGGGAAGTCGGTTCAGTAAACCTGGTATCCCAGCATGTGCGCCGGGACATTTCCCCGTTCCGTCAGCCGGAGTACTTATCAAAGGCATCAGCTATTAAAAACGCTAAGCGCGTTGGAAAGGCTGGGAAGGCGGTTGGTAAGACTGGAGTCTTTGTTGGTGGAAAAGCCTATGGTGGACTCAAAACAGGGGCTAAGTATTCTCACGTTCACATAAAAGACGGTCAGTCCACCACGGATGACGGTAGCGACACAATTAAGTCGATACTCTCTCAATTTGGTTCTCGTCGCGCGGCTGATGGTGTGCATCTTTCGACGTCTGCTTCAAAGTTTGTTGCTCGAACTGGTTGGAAAGGCGTGAAGAAAGCTGGATCAAGTGCGGGTCGGGCAATGAAGCGCAATATGCGTGTAGCTAAGCAGCAAGGGCGTAGAACTGCGGCAAATACGAGCGTGGGGAAAACTCGTGCATCATTTGTTAATCGCAGTGCTGAAGCCGTAACGAAAGTCACGATGGCTGTAATGCAACGTGTGGCTGCGGCCTTAGCGTCAGCCACTACGCCTATTATTATGGCGATTGTTTCAGTGGTTGTTTCACTTATGGCTCTGGTTTCAATTTTCCCATCGTGGATCACTGGAATGTATTTAGAAGAGCAAAAGAAATCTGAGCTGTCGGTTAATGTTCCGCCACAATATGCAAAATATGTTCTGGATGCAGGATCAATTTGTCCAGAAGTCACGCCGTCGATCATTGCTGCACAGATTGATACAGAATCGGGCTGGAATCCCAGAGCGCAGTCTCCAGTTGGTGCCCAAGGTATTAGTCAATTCATGCCAGGAACGTGGGCATCTGTCGGACGAGATGGGAACGGTGATGGTAAAGCTGATCCGTTTGATCCAGCCGATGCGATTATTTCGCAAGGTCACTACATGTGTGGCCAAGTTGATGCACTTAAACGCCACGGTTTGAGCGGGTCAATTGATCTAGCTTTAGCTGCTTATAATGCTGGTCTAGGAAACGTTTTGACGTTCCATGGAATCCCGCCATTTGCTGAGACTCAAAACTACGTCAAGCGGATCAAAGAACTTGCTGCCACTAAATATGCTGTCGTCTCAGCAGGATCGGTTGGTGGCGCAGGAGATGATTACCCGTGGAAAGATCTCGTGCGAGATGCGGCAGGTAACGTCACTGGTGTTTACAATACCCCTAACTACGAAACGCGTTACTACTTCGGAAATTGCACTGATTTTGTCTTCTGGAGAGTCAATCGAGATATGGGTGTGACCTATCAAGGTAAAGAGACTCAATGGCATTACACTTATCCATTTTTAACCCCAGCAGGCGGTAACGGTGGTCAATGGGGTGATCCAGGGAATATGCCTGGATGGGGAACCGTTCGAGCGCCGGAGCAAGCAAAGCCAGGAGATGTTATCTCTTTCAAGCCAGGAGCCTTTGGCAGTTCCGCTCAATTTGGTCATGTCGCATACGTTTCCTCAGTTGCGCCTGACGGCACGATCACCACAGAAAACTACGGCGGTGGCGAATATTTTGTTCGTGTTCTGCCTGAAAACCAGTTACGTCCAATGATGAACACTGGACGCGTAGTTATCCGTCATAATCCAGCTTTAGGAGGCTGA
- a CDS encoding plasmid mobilization protein — translation MYFSEEELNQIAQRMRSQGLTNFSKFARQTLTSGVIVTSTKSAGAERISREIAAIGNNINQIARKANTENIATYEQVLVAIDLLDEVRKLVRSELGSARGRGENPSDKSNFA, via the coding sequence GTGTACTTTTCCGAAGAAGAATTGAATCAAATAGCGCAGCGTATGCGTTCCCAAGGGCTTACAAATTTCTCCAAGTTTGCCCGCCAAACTCTCACAAGTGGAGTCATTGTCACGAGCACTAAGAGTGCTGGAGCTGAAAGAATCAGTCGTGAAATTGCTGCTATTGGCAATAATATTAATCAGATTGCGCGCAAGGCGAATACTGAAAATATTGCCACCTATGAACAGGTTTTAGTAGCTATTGACCTTCTTGATGAGGTTCGCAAGTTAGTTCGATCCGAACTTGGGAGCGCTCGTGGCCGTGGTGAAAATCCATCCGATAAGTCAAACTTTGCATAA
- a CDS encoding alpha/beta hydrolase, which yields MKKRAIAALGSAVLLLGSCAGTAEVTSGKDSTEGKSSSDTMASIEAKAIDAPMPEIPDGLEQFYTQELNWEECGTGLDCTTMTVPLNYADPQGVTIELKIKRRHAEGEKIGSLLANPGGPGGGGQEMAESAAQFFTDRITSSFDIIGFDPRGVGESTPVDCVSDAELDDYLAMTYPDTPEGREQSRAAEVEYANKCAQNSGELVKYSGTEEAARDMDVIRHLVGDPKLYYVGFSYGTSLGGMYAQLFPANVGRVILDGAVDSDVSQYEQQKAQMKGFELATNNFIDDCLASDKCPFTGTRDEARDEIRAMFDKAGNQPIPTADKARPLTQSGLLLGFITPLYDDSSWPYLSQAIEEVKNDGTGNLFQLFFDAYTGRTPSGEFKNNSMEANTVINCADSIIEGTPADWDRLSEELKNESPLFGDLMGFSQATCQAMPKPDHDIIKRFTAPGSDPIVVVGTVGDPATPYEWAVAFEKAFDNAVLVTWEGEGHTAYGRPSGPCVKDSLDAYLLNGTVPEDGLRCPAQ from the coding sequence ATGAAGAAACGTGCAATAGCAGCACTTGGTAGTGCAGTGCTTCTCTTAGGGAGTTGTGCCGGCACTGCTGAGGTGACGTCAGGTAAAGATTCGACGGAAGGGAAATCGTCGTCGGATACGATGGCGTCGATCGAAGCCAAAGCAATTGATGCACCGATGCCGGAAATTCCCGACGGGTTGGAACAGTTCTACACCCAGGAATTGAATTGGGAAGAGTGTGGAACGGGCCTGGATTGCACGACAATGACGGTTCCACTTAACTATGCTGATCCGCAGGGTGTCACGATCGAGTTGAAGATCAAGCGCCGGCATGCAGAAGGCGAGAAGATTGGTTCGTTGCTTGCTAACCCCGGCGGTCCTGGCGGTGGCGGTCAAGAAATGGCAGAAAGCGCTGCCCAGTTCTTTACTGATCGCATCACCAGTAGTTTTGACATTATCGGATTCGATCCGCGTGGTGTCGGGGAATCAACTCCGGTTGATTGTGTTTCTGACGCAGAACTAGACGACTATCTTGCCATGACTTACCCAGATACTCCGGAGGGGCGTGAGCAATCGCGTGCGGCCGAAGTTGAGTACGCAAACAAGTGTGCCCAAAATTCTGGCGAACTTGTGAAGTATTCCGGAACTGAAGAAGCAGCTCGCGATATGGATGTGATCCGCCATCTTGTTGGTGATCCGAAGCTCTACTATGTCGGTTTCTCTTACGGAACATCCCTGGGCGGTATGTATGCACAGCTATTCCCAGCTAATGTTGGCCGTGTCATTCTTGATGGTGCTGTCGATTCTGATGTTTCACAATATGAGCAGCAAAAAGCCCAAATGAAAGGCTTCGAGCTTGCTACTAACAATTTCATTGACGATTGCTTAGCCTCCGACAAGTGTCCGTTTACGGGAACTCGTGATGAGGCGCGCGATGAGATTCGTGCAATGTTTGACAAAGCTGGAAATCAGCCTATACCAACTGCTGATAAGGCGCGTCCATTGACTCAATCTGGTTTACTGTTGGGGTTCATCACTCCACTGTATGACGATAGTTCATGGCCATATCTCTCCCAAGCAATTGAAGAAGTTAAGAATGACGGAACCGGAAACCTATTCCAGCTCTTCTTCGATGCCTATACCGGACGTACGCCATCTGGTGAATTTAAAAATAACTCGATGGAAGCAAATACGGTTATTAACTGTGCAGATTCGATTATCGAAGGAACGCCAGCCGATTGGGATCGCCTGAGTGAAGAGCTCAAGAATGAATCTCCGCTCTTCGGTGACTTAATGGGGTTCTCGCAGGCAACCTGCCAGGCGATGCCAAAACCAGACCACGACATCATCAAGCGATTTACTGCACCGGGTTCGGATCCGATCGTCGTCGTAGGAACCGTTGGCGATCCGGCAACTCCATACGAGTGGGCAGTTGCCTTCGAAAAGGCATTCGATAATGCTGTTCTTGTAACCTGGGAAGGTGAAGGCCATACTGCTTACGGTCGCCCATCCGGTCCGTGCGTGAAGGATTCGCTCGACGCATACCTGCTCAACGGAACCGTTCCCGAAGACGGCCTGCGCTGCCCGGCGCAGTAG